CATGATAACTTATTTCGAAATAAGTTAAATAACCTACCAAAGATACGCACTAAAATCTGAAAACGATACAAAATATGCTCATTTAGAGAAATTTCGCTAAAGTCAAATCATGTAACAAAATGGAGTAAAAAAGCCTTTTAAATAGTTTAAGGCTACTTTATTTGCCAAAAACTCACAACTGCCAAAAGTTCTTTTGGATAATATGGGCTTTTAAAAAATAAATATCCAACAGACCGATAGCACTTGGCAATCAGTTGCGCACTATAGAAAAACGCCTGCCCTCTATGCGGTAACGGGTAGTTTTTTGTTGGCCGTTTTCTACTTCATGAAAAGAAACCACTCCTTTTTTGTCTCTTGATAAAGTACTGGTATAGACTGTTTTGTTGATTTTGCCATGGGTGTACAAATAACGCTGAATATTGGTGGGTTGCAGCTTTTTTTTGTGCAGTGCAGTAGCACTTAAATAGATAATTTCGCCACCTTGGTCTGCGGTGTAATAAAAAATCACAATTGCCCTCTTTCCTGTCAACTTGGCAAACGGATATACTACTTTGTCGCCAATGGCTGCTCCTTCGGGAAATAACTTTTGTGCTTGGCGTACATCTTTGCCAGTGTAAGTTTTGCCTACCTCAAGTTCGGGAACTTTGTTCAATACTTTTTTGGTGTATTCTTGTGCTTGGCTATAAAAACTGAGCAAGCACAGGCTGGCAATGAAACAGTATAAACGGTGATTTTTCATAGTATTTTTTTGATTAGTGAATAAGTAAAGGTAACGAAATATACTGGTTTTAATTTTTGATAATTCACCCATCCGGCATTTTAGCCGATAAAACACCTCCCTGAGTTTATCAACTGTCTCTTTATGTCCGTTAAATGTCCTTTGAGTATCCCCTTAAATCCTTTAGATTTGTATACATACATTAAGTGATCTTTCATAAATAATTTGAGCCATTAAAGTGTATCTATTGCCCTCATTCTTCTCAAAAAAAAAAGCCCCATAGCTTTGGCTATGCACCGTTTTTTTTGAATCGTCTGAGAACAATATATTTTCTTAAATTGGCACATCTTATTTTTTCCAGATCACTAATTCAAATAAAAAATGAGTTTAAGAGAAAAAAGCCCTGCCTTGTTGGTGGTAGATATTCAAAAAGGATTTGATGATATAGCTTATTGGGGAGGCGCGCGTAACAACCCTGATGCTGAAGAAAAAGCTGCCCAAATATTGAAAGCCTGGCGTACTGCCAACTTACCAGTTTTTATTATTCAGCATAGCTCTACTGAGCCCCAATCGTTGCTCAACCCTGCTCATCCTGGGTTTGAGCTACAAGACGCCTTTAAGCCTGAAGCCAATAAGTCGTTGATTGTAAAAAACGTCAATAGTGCGTTTATTGGCACCAACCTGCAGGCACAACTCGATGCGCAAGGCATTGATACAGTGGTGATAGTAGGGCTTACTACCAACCACTGTGTGTCTACCACTACCCGTATGGCGGGCAATTTGGGTTACCATACCTATTTGATTGCTGACGCTACTGCTACCTTTGATCGGGTTGGAATCAATGGAGAAAAATACAAGGCAGAAACGTTGCATCTTACTACCCTGGCAAACCTACGTGATGAGTTTGCCACAGTAATGAATACCGCACAGCTGCTCGAAGCCTTGTAGTAGTTACAAAGTCTGAGACACTTGTTGCCTGGGCAAAACCTCTTTTTGTCTATAGTTTTTAGGCAAATGCTTTTTCAGACTTTTTACAAAACGGTGGTAGTCTACTGTAATGGTGTGTCGTGGGGTATCTACTTGTCTGTAGTGTGGATGAGTCACCTCACGTTCACATAATTTGGCGATGTTTTGAGGACGTTGCCATTTTCCGGCAAGCTCACGTGCCATCAATTTACTTTGTAGCTCGGCACCTGGCCATATACAACCCAGTGGTTGAAACATGCCTACAAAATAAAGGTTTTGGTAGTTGGCATGAAACATTTTAAGGTACAAAGGCACCGGGCCTGAGCTATAGTCTATAAAATCTTTGTTGAAAAACGGATGCACCAATACAAAACCAGTACAGGCAATGATGGTGTCATATTCACCAAAGCTGCCATCTTTGAAGCATACTGTTTTGCCCTCCAAGCGTTCAATGTCACCTTTGGGCGTTACTTTGCCGTGCCGGATTTTGTATAGTAGTTCACTATTAATGGTAGGGTGGGTTGCCCCAAACCGAGTAGTGGGTTTAGGCAGTCCGTATTTTTCGTTTGCCCCAATCATCAAACTAATCATTAGGTCTGACAGGCGAGTGCGCAACCACGTAGGCAACCAATAAGTACGTGCCCCAAACACATCGGTGGGTACTCCCATCACAAACTTAGGGATGATGCGATACCCCCGGCGCCAGCTAATGCTGGTGTGCTTGCTCACCCGGCTGGTTTCTACTGCTACATCGCACGCCGAATTGCCTCCACCGATCACCAATACTTTTTTATCTCTGAAGGGAGTGGCTTTTTTGTAATTGTGGGAATGAATAAACTCACCCACAAACTCGCCCGGATAGTCAGGGTAACGTGGTTGCCAATGATGTCCGTTACACACCACCAAATCACTGAATACTTCGGTGCGGGTTTGCCCTTGTTGCTCAATGGTTACTTGCCAGGTGTCATTGTCTATGCGCTCGCAATGCTTGACCATTGTGTCAAATTCTATATGGTTGTATAAACCAAAGTGGCGGGCATACGCCTGAAAGTAGCGCCTTAGTTCATCGTGCGAGGGGTAGTCGGCAACACCAGGGTCAAAATCATCGAAGGTAAAGTCTTCGTACTGCGATAAAGTTTTAGAACTAATAATATGGGTAGTTTCAAATACACTGGAATGACTCTCATTTTCATTAAAAATCCAGTTTCCTCCTACTTCCAGGTTTCTGTCATAAGCTACTGCGTTCAGCCCCTCATCCAGCAGGTTTTTAAGCGCTGTAATGCCCGAAGGTCCAGCACCGATTACACAAATGCGTTTTTGATGGCTCATTGTTTTTTATATAATTGGGAGATTTATAAAAATGACAACCTTGTCACTTTTACAATATACAATAAAATGACAGGGCTGTCATTTTTTTCATTACCTTTCTTTGGTATATGCCCAAAATACTCATAGCAATGAACAAAAGACTACAAAACAAGCAACAAAACGACGCTGCTATTATGCAGGCAGCTATTACCCTTTTTGCCCAAAAAGGTATGGAAACTACTACTATAGGCGATATTGTAGCGACCAGTGGGCTGGCAAGGGGTACTTTTTATAATTATTATAAGAGCAAAGCCGAAATATGGGACAAGCTGGTTAACCAGTTGATAACACGAGTAAACGATACGCTCAAAACCCAGCGTCAAGGAGCCAAAACTGCTTATGAGTTTGTATATAGCGCGTTTATAGGATATGCTCAGGTGCTTTTGCAGCCGTTGGTGCTCCCGCTCATTATTAAAAACCAAGCCGCTTTTCGCAACAGCTTGTTTGCCAGCAATTCTTTACGTTCTATTTACAAAGACCTGGAAAACGACTTAAAAAATGCCCCTTTCTTTCAACAACTTGCCCCACAACAATACCGAATGATAAGTTATGCCATGGTGGGTAGTGGACTGGAAGTAATGATTCAATTGTTTGATCAAAAAGAGGAGTTGACTGTGGAAGAAGCAGGACGCTTTTTTACCGAGCTTTTTTTGGGAGGGATAGCCAACCTAAAACAAATCGATTAAAGCTACAGGTGATGATTGAAATAATACTACAAATCGCATTCGCATCAACTTTTATGAAAATCTTAATTTCTATAAACTGATTCATTGGCAGTTTAAAGGCTCCTTCAAAAGGTTACCGTTCAAACTTCCTTAATTGAAACGACTTCTCTTCTCCATTAATCAGACATTTCACCAATGCTTTGTTTTTCTTAATCTCTACTCTTTCAGAGAGGATATTCAATACATTTTTCTATTCAAACAATGCTCCCTTAAGAATATTTACCCTTCTCCTTCTGTGTTGTATGAATAAAACACTTGAGTGTATGAATATTCTAATATTGTTTTTTGTTTATAAATGGTGTTATTTGTTTTTTTTGACCACTCCCTCTCGAATATTTAGCGTATTTTGAATACTAAATTACCTTGTATTGATACTCTGTTTACCACTTTAATGTAAAAATTAACGCATTCATAAGATGTTTGCTACCTTGCCACAATATTTTAAACTTTTGTTAAATTTGAAATCAAACTTATGAGACACAAAAACATTTTTGTACTATTATGCAGTATATTGTTGTTGGTAAGTACAACAATAAGGGCGCAGAGTGTATCGGAAAAGGAAGCAAAACTGGTCGCTAAAAACTATTATTCAAGCAATTTATGGGCAAAAAATCAAGAGGCTCATTTTACAGTTACCAACATTCGGTCTGAGCTTAACCCTCAGGGGCAAGTGATGTTTTATATACTACAAATAAACAACACTGGATTTATGATTGTTGCTAACGACAAACGTGTTCCGGCAATATTGGCCCATGGTAAAACTGGCGGCGAAGATTTTAAAAACTTTGAAAGTCCAGAAATTCGCTATTTACTCAATCGGTACAAAAAACAAATTGCTTGTATCAAAGCTTCAAAAGTAAAGGCTACCCAAGCAACTGCCAAACAGTGGAATACGTTGCTTCGCAGCTCAAGGGAAAGCAAAGAAATTCCCTCTGAGGTAATTGTAGCACCATTGACTACTACCAAGTGGAACCAAATGGGGTATTATAACGACGCTGTACCCAACAACTACCCTACGGGTTGTGTACCTACAGCTATTTCTCAGTTTTTGCGCTACCACGGCACGCCTACCAAAGCTACTGGAACCAACTATTATAAAGTATCTATGAGTCAGACCAAACACTGGCTTAACCTTGAGCAAAAAGATCATGACTGGGAGGCAATGCCCAATGTATTGAATAGCCCCAATAAAGATGTAGCTGACTTGATGTTTTACGTAGGTGCCTCACTCAATGCGCACTATGATCAAGGCAATACAGGTGTGTATGAGCATCGCATAGCCGAAGGACTACAACAACATTGGGGGTATGCCAACACAGGACTTATTCCTCGGGCAGATTACAACGACCAGGACTGGGCAACTATGATCAAGGCTTCACTGGACAAATCATACCCTGTGGTGTATGTAGGCTACGACGATGCGGGTGGACATACCTGGTTGGTGGATGGTTACAGTGATGACGAATATTTTCATATGAACTGGGGCTGGGGGGGCGCCTGTGATGGTTGGTTCTCGCTCAATGATTTGACTAACTGTTTTGATTGGACGTTTGACATCAACGAAAAAATTATTCTGAATACTCCCAACGCTGAACCAATCTGGGCAGATTTGACCATAGAAAATCTGCATTTACAAGACACGGTTGTGGCAGGTGACAGGTTGGCGATAAACTTTGACCTCAAAAATATTGGAGATGCTTATACCAACCGAGGATTTAGGCTTAATTACTATTTCTCTTCTGAGCCCGTACTTAACCCTGACTCAGCAACAGTATTTCAGTCCTGGAGCGGCGAAAATATTACAAGACCTATGCCTTTCAGAAGTGAAAAATCACTGAGTATAAGCAGTACTATCAAGAAGGATTTGGCAGCAGGTATATACTACTTCATTGTGGTAATTGACGAGAAAGATGATATTATTGAAAGCAACGAAAACAATACCTTTGTTCAGCCTGTGTATATCAAAGCAAAGGAGGTTGTGGTAGACACGCCAAGCATAGATTTGATCGTCAACTCGGTAGCAGGTACGCCTATGCAGGTGCAGGCAGGTAAAAAAATATCTTATGCCTATGGCAGTGTGCGCAATCAGGGAACCATAAAGTCAGTGGCTACCACTCTAAAGTATTACATTTCGGCCCAGGCTACTTTCGACTCTACTGCCTTGTTTTTGGGCGAAAAAGAAATGAGGGCGCTTAATGGCGGATCAAGTAGTTACTATACTGTCTATGGTATAACGGTTCCGGAAGACATTCCAGCCGGCGATTATTATTTATTGTTTTGGGCAGATGCCAATAATGTCCAACCAGAAACTGATGAAACGAACAATATAAAAGCAAGCCGAAAGATTCGTGTAACTACTCCAACAAGCAGAACGTCGAAGAATATTCAGACACAAATACAGGTGTATCCCAGCCCAACTCAAAATACATTAAAGATACATTTGGGCGGAGTAAAGGTTCAAAATATAAGCGTTTACACGCTAAACGGTGTATTTCAACGAAATATAAATGCTATTGAGCAACAAGACGGCACAATAGTATACGATACCTCAGCTCTGAAAGCAGGCACTTATCTAATGAACATAAGTTTACCTGACGGGCACCAAATCATCAAACGCTTTCTGGTGTTTAAATAGCATCTACCCTATTTAGTGACATGTTCGTAATGACTGTCTGTTTTTACTGTAAAAATCGACATTTATATTGTCCAAGTTTCTTCACATTGGGTTAACTCAAGCCTTGAAAAAAACACGCTTTTTTTTCAAGGCTTTTTTATGACTAAAATCTAGATAGTGATCTTATACCAAGTCTGATTAAAAACCCATACAAACTCACTTGTAGTGGTCTTTTTTGGCAAGACCAACACAATGCAGGTTCTTCGCTATCGTTACCCGCTCTCTTGGTCAGCTGCGCTTAAAGAGGAGGGGACAAGCTTGGTGATGGCTTTTAGATGTAGACATACATTAGTATATGGGTAATGCAACGATTTGGTATTATTTATGAAAGATCACATAAGAGTTTGTCTAAAGGAGGTCTTATGATGCAATGCCTGTGGCTACCCAATCGAGGCTTGTTAGGTCATTGCGCAACATCATGATGGCATTCAAGACGCCTACGGTGAATCGTGCGATTATTCAGACCGTAGTCTGAAGGTACTATTTTCACAGATTGACCTGACTCTAAAAGATCAATTGTCATTCCCTTAAATTCTTGGTCATATTGTTTCATAAGTCCTCAGATAAAGGCCCTTCTAACTAATAAATTTATAAACCATTGAAAATGAGTATGCTATAAATTCGTTAGCTGCCTATGGAATAGGGAATAGCACTGATATTCATCGGTATATAAGGACTTGCGACTTGTCGCTTAAAGCTTGCCCCTGTTGGGGTTTCTTACCATCACAACAAATGTAGCAATGCCATTTTTGGGAAGGATACCTAAAACAAACCGATTAAAACTACCAGTGATAGTTAGAATAATACTATTTTAACTAGTTTTTAAACAAAAATTTCAATAAACAGATATTTTTATTGTTATATTTCTATTATAACCCAATAAGTCATTATTTAGAGGGCTAAAGTTCTTTAAATATGGGGCTACCCCAAATAACATACAATGTATTTTCTAAACAACATCATCATTCAAATGAATAATGCCATGAAAAAAACATACCTAGGTTATATTATACTATGGCTCTGCCTGCTCAGCGCCCCTTTGCTGGCACAAACCAACAAAAAACAAGTTACAGTAGACCGCTTATTTCTCACGTCCGACTTTCAGGTTGACTATTTCAGCCAACCCCGCTGGATAGAAGGTGGCAAAGCATATACGACGCTTGAGGCCTCAACAAAGCATAAAGGTGCCCGCGACATTGTTAAATACGATACCCGATCGGGTAAACGCAATGTACTAATTGATGCACAAAAACTGATTCCTTCCGGACAAAGTAAGCCTTTGTCTATTAGTAATTACCAATGGTCGGCAGACAAACAGCAATTGTTGATATTTACCAATACTCGCCGCGTGTGGCGTTACCATACCAAGGGCGATTATTGGGTACTTTCGCTCAAATCGGGCAACTTGAACCAATTGGGCAAGGGTTTGCCTAAGTCATCGTTGATGTTTGCCAAGTTTTCGCCCAATAATCAACAAGTGGCTTATGTAAGCAAGCATAATGTATATGTAGAACAACTGACTGACAATAAAATCAAGCAATTGACTTTTAATGGAACAGATAGACTGATCAATGGAACGTTTGATTGGGCTTATGAGGAGGAGTTTAATGCTAGAGATGGATTTAGGTGGAGTCCTGACAGCAAACAAATTGCTTTTTGGCAGGTAGACGCTCGCAATATCCGCAACTTTTATATGATCAACAACACCGATTCGGTATACTCGCAACTCGTTCCTGTGCAATACCCCAAGGTGGGCGAAACTCCTTCGGCTTGCCGGGTGGGGGTGATTGACCTGAACGGAGGCAAAACCCGCTGGATGGCTATACCAGGAAATAACCAACAAAACTACTTGCCCCGTATGATGTGGGGCAAACAACCAGGTAAAGTTTATGTACAACAGGTAAACCGCAAACAAAACCA
This is a stretch of genomic DNA from Microscilla marina ATCC 23134. It encodes these proteins:
- a CDS encoding cysteine hydrolase family protein — its product is MSLREKSPALLVVDIQKGFDDIAYWGGARNNPDAEEKAAQILKAWRTANLPVFIIQHSSTEPQSLLNPAHPGFELQDAFKPEANKSLIVKNVNSAFIGTNLQAQLDAQGIDTVVIVGLTTNHCVSTTTRMAGNLGYHTYLIADATATFDRVGINGEKYKAETLHLTTLANLRDEFATVMNTAQLLEAL
- a CDS encoding flavin-containing monooxygenase, giving the protein MSHQKRICVIGAGPSGITALKNLLDEGLNAVAYDRNLEVGGNWIFNENESHSSVFETTHIISSKTLSQYEDFTFDDFDPGVADYPSHDELRRYFQAYARHFGLYNHIEFDTMVKHCERIDNDTWQVTIEQQGQTRTEVFSDLVVCNGHHWQPRYPDYPGEFVGEFIHSHNYKKATPFRDKKVLVIGGGNSACDVAVETSRVSKHTSISWRRGYRIIPKFVMGVPTDVFGARTYWLPTWLRTRLSDLMISLMIGANEKYGLPKPTTRFGATHPTINSELLYKIRHGKVTPKGDIERLEGKTVCFKDGSFGEYDTIIACTGFVLVHPFFNKDFIDYSSGPVPLYLKMFHANYQNLYFVGMFQPLGCIWPGAELQSKLMARELAGKWQRPQNIAKLCEREVTHPHYRQVDTPRHTITVDYHRFVKSLKKHLPKNYRQKEVLPRQQVSQTL
- a CDS encoding TetR/AcrR family transcriptional regulator, with the protein product MNKRLQNKQQNDAAIMQAAITLFAQKGMETTTIGDIVATSGLARGTFYNYYKSKAEIWDKLVNQLITRVNDTLKTQRQGAKTAYEFVYSAFIGYAQVLLQPLVLPLIIKNQAAFRNSLFASNSLRSIYKDLENDLKNAPFFQQLAPQQYRMISYAMVGSGLEVMIQLFDQKEELTVEEAGRFFTELFLGGIANLKQID
- a CDS encoding C10 family peptidase, which produces MRHKNIFVLLCSILLLVSTTIRAQSVSEKEAKLVAKNYYSSNLWAKNQEAHFTVTNIRSELNPQGQVMFYILQINNTGFMIVANDKRVPAILAHGKTGGEDFKNFESPEIRYLLNRYKKQIACIKASKVKATQATAKQWNTLLRSSRESKEIPSEVIVAPLTTTKWNQMGYYNDAVPNNYPTGCVPTAISQFLRYHGTPTKATGTNYYKVSMSQTKHWLNLEQKDHDWEAMPNVLNSPNKDVADLMFYVGASLNAHYDQGNTGVYEHRIAEGLQQHWGYANTGLIPRADYNDQDWATMIKASLDKSYPVVYVGYDDAGGHTWLVDGYSDDEYFHMNWGWGGACDGWFSLNDLTNCFDWTFDINEKIILNTPNAEPIWADLTIENLHLQDTVVAGDRLAINFDLKNIGDAYTNRGFRLNYYFSSEPVLNPDSATVFQSWSGENITRPMPFRSEKSLSISSTIKKDLAAGIYYFIVVIDEKDDIIESNENNTFVQPVYIKAKEVVVDTPSIDLIVNSVAGTPMQVQAGKKISYAYGSVRNQGTIKSVATTLKYYISAQATFDSTALFLGEKEMRALNGGSSSYYTVYGITVPEDIPAGDYYLLFWADANNVQPETDETNNIKASRKIRVTTPTSRTSKNIQTQIQVYPSPTQNTLKIHLGGVKVQNISVYTLNGVFQRNINAIEQQDGTIVYDTSALKAGTYLMNISLPDGHQIIKRFLVFK